One window of the Ammospiza caudacuta isolate bAmmCau1 chromosome 9, bAmmCau1.pri, whole genome shotgun sequence genome contains the following:
- the LOC131561522 gene encoding beta-microseminoprotein-like: MKSFLAFLVAMGILVTLGDAHCWSKIHKPGEAKDGCVINGKLYPFGFIERTEDCYACSCGEDGMECCSLFHTPVAYDKKKCKVVFNKKRCDYDVVQKNDPSKTCFVYSRVG; this comes from the exons ATG AAGAGCTTTCTGGCTTTCCTTGTTGCAATGGGCATCCTAGTGACCCTGGGTGATGCACACTGCTGGAGTAAAATTCACAAGCCAGGGGAGGCCAAAGACG GCTGTGTGATTAATGGAAAACTGTATCCCTTTGGATTCATTGAGAGGACAGAAGATTGCTACGCATGCAGCTGTGGCGAAGATGGAATGGAATGTTGTTCCCT CTTCCACACTCCTGTTGCTTACgacaaaaagaaatgtaaagttGTCTTCAACAAGAAGCGCTGTGACTATGATGTGGTGCAGAAGAACGACCCCTCTAAGACATGTTTTGTCTATTCTCGTGTGGGCTAA